One part of the Arabidopsis thaliana chromosome 1 sequence genome encodes these proteins:
- a CDS encoding Major facilitator superfamily protein produces MIYSANEICEKLAVVGFHANMISYLTTQLHLPLTKAANTLTNFAGTSSLTPLLGAFIADSFAGRFWTITFASIIYQIGMTLLTISAIIPTLRPPPCKGEEVCVVADTAQLSILYVALLLGALGSGGIRPCVVAFGADQFDESDPNQTTKTWNYFNWYYFCMGAAVLLAVTVLVWIQDNVGWGLGLGIPTVAMFLSVIAFVGGFQLYRHLVPAGSPFTRLIQVGVAAFRKRKLRMVSDPSLLYFNDEIDAPISLGGKLTHTKHMSFLDKAAIVTEEDNLKPGQIPNHWRLSTVHRVEELKSVIRMGPIGASGILLITAYAQQGTFSLQQAKTMNRHLTNSFQIPAGSMSVFTTVAMLTTIIFYDRVFVKVARKFTGLERGITFLHRMGIGFVISIIATLVAGFVEVKRKSVAIEHGLLDKPHTIVPISFLWLIPQYGLHGVAEAFMSIGHLEFFYDQAPESMRSTATALFWMAISIGNYVSTLLVTLVHKFSAKPDGSNWLPDNNLNRGRLEYFYWLITVLQAVNLVYYLWCAKIYTYKPVQVHHSKEDSSPVKEELQLSNRSLVDE; encoded by the exons ATGATATATTCAGCGAACGAGATATGTGAAAAATTAGCGGTGGTGGGGTTTCACGCAAACATGATAAGTTACTTAACAACACAGCTTCACCTTCCCTTAACCAAAGCAGCCAACACTCTCACAAACTTCGCCGGGACATCGAGTCTTACTCCTCTCCTTGGTGCCTTTATCGCCGACTCTTTCGCCGGCCGATTTTGGACCATCACTTTTGCTTCCATCATCTACCAAATC gGGATGACGTTGCTTACGATATCGGCAATAATACCAACGCTAAGGCCACCACCATGTAAAGGAGAAGAGGTTTGTGTAGTAGCTGACACAGCACAATTGAGTATACTTTACGtagctcttcttcttggaGCTCTCGGGTCGGGTGGGATCCGACCATGTGTTGTTGCTTTTGGTGCTGATCAGTTCGACGAGTCGGATCCTAATCAAACCACCAAAACTTGGAACTACTTCAACTG GTACTACTTTTGCATGGGTGCAGCAGTTTTACTGGCGGTGACGGTTCTTGTGTGGATCCAAGATAACGTTGGGTGGGGTCTAGGTTTAGGCATTCCGACAGTAGCTATGTTCTTATCCGTTATTGCTTTTGTCGGCGGTTTTCAACTTTACCGTCACTTGGTTCCCGCGGGTAGTCCATTTACCCGCTTGATCCAAGTGGGAGTCGCGGCATTTCGCAAAAGGAAACTGAGGATGGTTTCTGATCcctctcttctctattttaaCGACGAGATTGATGCACCTATCTCCTTAGGTGGTAAACTCACCCACACCAAACACATGAG TTTCTTGGACAAGGCGGCAATAGTAACGGAGGAAGACAATTTAAAACCGGGTCAAATCCCAAACCATTGGAGGCTAAGCACAGTCCATCGAGTCGAAGAACTCAAATCCGTCATCCGAATGGGTCCAATCGGAGCATCCGGGATTCTCCTAATCACAGCCTATGCTCAACAAGGAACCTTCTCATTACAACAAGCCAAAACCATGAACCGTCACCTAACAAACTCCTTCCAAATCCCAGCCGGTTCAATGTCCGTCTTCACAACCGTCGCTATGCTTACCACAATCATCTTCTACGACCGCGTCTTCGTCAAAGTCGCTCGCAAATTCACCGGTCTCGAAAGAGGCATCACGTTCCTCCACCGTATGGGAATCGGATTCGTAATCTCGATAATCGCCACGTTAGTTGCCGGATTCGTCGAAGTAAAGCGAAAGAGCGTCGCGATTGAGCACGGTCTCCTCGATAAACCTCACACGATTGTTCCAATCTCGTTTCTTTGGTTGATTCCTCAATATGGTCTCCATGGAGTCGCTGAAGCTTTCATGTCCATCGGACATTTAGAGTTCTTCTACGATCAG GCACCGGAGAGTATGAGGAGCACGGCAACGGCGCTTTTTTGGATGGCGATTTCGATCGGAAACTATGTGAGCACTTTGCTGGTGACTTTGGTTCATAAATTCAGTGCTAAACCGGATGGGAGCAATTGGTTACCGGATAACAATTTGAACCGAGGGAGGCTTGAGTATTTTTACTGGTTGATTACTGTGTTACAAGCTGTTAATCTTGTGTATTATCTATGGTGCGCCAAGATTTATACGTATAAACCGGTTCAGGTTCATCATAGCAAGGAAGATAGTAGTCCGGTTAAGGAGGAATTGCAGTTGTCAAATAGGAGTTTAGTTGATGAATGA
- the XYL1 gene encoding alpha-xylosidase 1 (alpha-xylosidase 1 (XYL1); FUNCTIONS IN: xyloglucan 1,6-alpha-xylosidase activity, xylan 1,4-beta-xylosidase activity, alpha-N-arabinofuranosidase activity, hydrolase activity, hydrolyzing O-glycosyl compounds; INVOLVED IN: response to cadmium ion, xylan catabolic process, xyloglucan metabolic process; LOCATED IN: apoplast, cell wall, chloroplast, plant-type cell wall; EXPRESSED IN: 26 plant structures; EXPRESSED DURING: 13 growth stages; CONTAINS InterPro DOMAIN/s: Glycoside hydrolase, family 31 (InterPro:IPR000322), Glycoside hydrolase, catalytic core (InterPro:IPR017853); BEST Arabidopsis thaliana protein match is: Glycosyl hydrolases family 31 protein (TAIR:AT3G45940.1); Has 6339 Blast hits to 5059 proteins in 1114 species: Archae - 86; Bacteria - 4145; Metazoa - 817; Fungi - 695; Plants - 269; Viruses - 0; Other Eukaryotes - 327 (source: NCBI BLink).) — MASSSSSLAFSLSLLLALILCFSPTQSYKTIGKGYRLVSIEESPDGGFIGYLQVKQKNKIYGSDITTLRLFVKHETDSRLRVHITDAKQQRWEVPYNLLPREQPPQVGKVIGKSRKSPITVQEISGSELIFSYTTDPFTFAVKRRSNHETLFNTTSSLVFKDQYLEISTSLPKEASLYGLGENSQANGIKLVPNEPYTLYTEDVSAINLNTDLYGSHPMYMDLRNVGGKAYAHAVLLLNSNGMDVFYRGDSLTYKVIGGVFDFYFIAGPSPLNVVDQYTQLIGRPAPMPYWSLGFHQCRWGYHNLSVVEDVVDNYKKAKIPLDVIWNDDDHMDGHKDFTLNPVAYPRAKLLAFLDKIHKIGMKYIVINDPGIGVNASYGTFQRAMAADVFIKYEGKPFLAQVWPGPVYFPDFLNPKTVSWWGDEIKRFHDLVPIDGLWIDMNEVSNFCSGLCTIPEGKQCPSGEGPGWVCCLDCKNITKTRWDDPPYKINATGVVAPVGFKTIATSATHYNGVREYDAHSIYGFSETIATHKGLLNVQGKRPFILSRSTFVGSGQYAAHWTGDNQGTWQSLQVSISTMLNFGIFGVPMVGSDICGFYPQPTEELCNRWIEVGAFYPFSRDHANYYSPRQELYQWDTVADSARNALGMRYKILPFLYTLNYEAHMTGAPIARPLFFSFPEYTECYGNSRQFLLGSSFMISPVLEQGKTEVEALFPPGSWYHMFDMTQAVVSKNGKRVTLPAPLNFVNVHLYQNTILPTQQGGLISKDARTTPFSLVIAFPAGASEGYATGKLYLDEDELPEMKLGNGQSTYVDFYASVGNGTMKMWSQVKEGKFALSKGWVIEKVSVLGLRGAGQVSEIQINGSPMTKKIEVSSKEHTYVIGLEDEEENKSVMVEVRGLEMLVGKDFNMSWKMGIN, encoded by the exons AtggcttcctcttcttcatctctagctttctctctttctcttcttctagctttaatcctctgtttctcacCCACCCAATCCTACAAAACCATCGGCAAAGGCTACCGTTTGGTCTCCATCGAAGAATCTCCCGACGGTGGTTTCATTGGTTATCTCCaagtcaaacaaaagaacaaaatctaCGGCTCTGATATCACCACTCTTCGTCTCTTCGTCAA GCACGAAACTGATTCACGTCTTCGTGTTCACATCACTGACGCGAAACAACAACGATGGGAAGTTCCATACAATCTCCTCCCACGAGAACAACCACCACAAGTCGGAAAAGTCATcggaaaatcaagaaaatctcCAATCACAGTTCAAGAAATCTCCGGATCCGAACTTATCTTCAGTTACACAACAGATCCATTCACTTTCGCCGTGAAACGTAGATCTAACCACGAAACACTCTTCAACACAACAAGCTCATTAGTGTTCAAAGATCAATACCTAGAGATCTCAACTTCATTACCAAAAGAAGCTTCACTCTATGGTTTAGGTGAAAACTCACAAGCTAATGGTATCAAACTCGTACCTAACGAGCCTTATACTCTTTACACTGAAGATGTTTCAGCTATCAATCTTAACACTGACCTTTATGGTTCGCATCCGATGTATATGGATCTAAGAAACGTTGGAGGTAAAGCTTATGCTCATGCTGTTCTTCTTTTGAATAGTAATGGTATGGATGTTTTCTATAGAGGTGATTCTTTGACGTATAAAGTTATCGGAGGTGTTTTCGATTTCTATTTCATCGCCGGACCGTCGCCGTTAAATGTTGTTGATCAGTATACTCAGTTAATCGGAAGACCTGCTCCTATGCCGTACTGGTCTTTAG GATTTCATCAATGTAGATGGGGATACCATAATCTATCAGTTGTTGAAGATGTGGTGGATAATTACAAAAAGGCTAAGATCCCACTTGATGTGATTTGGAACGATGATGATCACATGGATGGTCACAAAGATTTCACGTTGAATCCTGTGGCTTATCCTCGTGCTAAGCTATTGGCGTTCTTGGACAAAATCCACAAGATTGGAATGAAGTATATTGTGATCAATGATCCTGGTATTGGTGTCAACGCTAGCTACGGTACATTTCAGAGAGCCATGGCTGCTGATGTGTTTATTAAGTATGAAGGAAAGCCATTCTTGGCTCAAGTGTGGCCTGGTCCGGTTTACTTCCCTGATTTCCTTAACCCGAAGACGGTTTCTTGGTGGGGTGATGAAATCAAACGGTTCCATGATTTAGTCCCTATTGATGGTTTATGGATTGACATGAACGAGGTGTCGAACTTTTGTTCTGGTTTATGCACAATCCCTGAAGGAAAGCAGTGTCCAAGTGGGGAAGGTCCTGGTTGGGTTTGTTGCTTGGACTGCAAGAATATAACCAAGACTAGATGGGATGATCCTCCTTACAAGATTAATGCTACTGGTGTCGTAGCTCCTGTTGGGTTCAAGACTATTGCTACAAGTGCTACTCATTACAATGGTGTTCGAGAGTACGATGCTCACAGTATCTACGGATTCTCTGAGACCATCGCAACTCACAAGGGCTTACTTAATGTCCAAGGCAAACGTCCCTTCATTTTATCCCGGTCTACTTTCGTTGGTTCGGGTCAATATGCGGCTCACTGGACCGGAGATAACCAAGGAACATGGCAGAGCTTGCAAGTGTCTATCTCAACTATGTTGAACTTCGGTATATTTGGAGTTCCCATGGTTGGTTCAGACATTTGTGGATTCTACCCACAACCAACAGAAGAACTCTGCAACCGTTGGATCGAAGTAGGCGCGTTTTACCCGTTTTCAAGAGATCACGCCAATTACTACTCACCAAGACAAGAGCTTTACCAATGGGACACAGTTGCAGACTCAGCTCGTAACGCTCTTGGTATGAGATACAAGATCCTTCCTTTCCTCTACACTCTTAACTACGAAGCGCATATGACTGGTGCACCCATCGCTAGACcgctcttcttctcattccCTGAATACACCGAATGTTACGGCAACAGCAGACAGTTCTTGCTTGGAAGCAGCTTCATGATATCTCCGGTTCTCGAGCAAGGCAAAACCGAAGTAGAAGCATTGTTCCCACCAGGTTCTTGGTACCACATGTTCGACATGACTCAAGCAGTAGTGTCCAAGAACGGGAAACGTGTAACTCTCCCAGCTCCTTTGAACTTTGTGAACGTTCATCTTTACCAAAACACTATCTTACCAACGCAACAAGGCGGGTTGATTTCCAAGGACGCAAGAACAACACCGTTTAGCCTCGTCATTGCTTTCCCTGCAGGAGCTTCTGAAGGTTACGCCACCGGGAAACTCTATCTAGACGAAGACGAGCTTCCGGAAATGAAGCTAGGAAATGGACAGTCCACGTACGTTGACTTCTACGCTTCGGTCGGAAACGGGACAATGAAGATGTGGTCACAAGTTAAAGAAGGTAAGTTTGCATTGAGCAAAGGATGGGTGATTGAGAAAGTGAGTGTTTTGGGACTTAGAGGAGCAGGACAAGTGTCTGAGATTCAAATCAATGGAAGTCCAATGACAAAGAAGATTGAGGTTAGCTCGAAGGAGCATACCTATGTGATTGGtttggaagatgaagaagagaacaagagTGTGATGGTTGAGGTTAGAGGACTTGAGATGCTTGTTGGAAAGGATTTTAACATGTCCTGGAAAATGGGTATCAATTAA
- a CDS encoding Major facilitator superfamily protein (Major facilitator superfamily protein; FUNCTIONS IN: transporter activity; INVOLVED IN: oligopeptide transport; LOCATED IN: membrane; EXPRESSED IN: 23 plant structures; EXPRESSED DURING: 13 growth stages; CONTAINS InterPro DOMAIN/s: Oligopeptide transporter (InterPro:IPR000109), Major facilitator superfamily, general substrate transporter (InterPro:IPR016196); BEST Arabidopsis thaliana protein match is: peptide transporter 1 (TAIR:AT3G54140.1); Has 5938 Blast hits to 5565 proteins in 1029 species: Archae - 0; Bacteria - 2262; Metazoa - 736; Fungi - 385; Plants - 2206; Viruses - 0; Other Eukaryotes - 349 (source: NCBI BLink).) — MEEQSKNKISEEEKQLHGRPNRPKGGLITMPFIFANEICEKLAVVGFHANMISYLTTQLHLPLTKAANTLTNFAGTSSLTPLLGAFIADSFAGRFWTITFASIIYQIGMTLLTISAIIPTLRPPPCKGEEVCVVADTAQLSILYVALLLGALGSGGIRPCVVAFGADQFDESDPNQTTKTWNYFNWYYFCMGAAVLLAVTVLVWIQDNVGWGLGLGIPTVAMFLSVIAFVGGFQLYRHLVPAGSPFTRLIQVGVAAFRKRKLRMVSDPSLLYFNDEIDAPISLGGKLTHTKHMSFLDKAAIVTEEDNLKPGQIPNHWRLSTVHRVEELKSVIRMGPIGASGILLITAYAQQGTFSLQQAKTMNRHLTNSFQIPAGSMSVFTTVAMLTTIIFYDRVFVKVARKFTGLERGITFLHRMGIGFVISIIATLVAGFVEVKRKSVAIEHGLLDKPHTIVPISFLWLIPQYGLHGVAEAFMSIGHLEFFYDQAPESMRSTATALFWMAISIGNYVSTLLVTLVHKFSAKPDGSNWLPDNNLNRGRLEYFYWLITVLQAVNLVYYLWCAKIYTYKPVQVHHSKEDSSPVKEELQLSNRSLVDE; from the exons ATGGAGGAGCAAAGCAAGAACAAGatcagtgaagaagaaaaacaactcCATGGGAGACCAAATCGACCAAAGGGAGGATTAATTACCATGCCCTTCATCTTCG CGAACGAGATATGTGAAAAATTAGCGGTGGTGGGGTTTCACGCAAACATGATAAGTTACTTAACAACACAGCTTCACCTTCCCTTAACCAAAGCAGCCAACACTCTCACAAACTTCGCCGGGACATCGAGTCTTACTCCTCTCCTTGGTGCCTTTATCGCCGACTCTTTCGCCGGCCGATTTTGGACCATCACTTTTGCTTCCATCATCTACCAAATC gGGATGACGTTGCTTACGATATCGGCAATAATACCAACGCTAAGGCCACCACCATGTAAAGGAGAAGAGGTTTGTGTAGTAGCTGACACAGCACAATTGAGTATACTTTACGtagctcttcttcttggaGCTCTCGGGTCGGGTGGGATCCGACCATGTGTTGTTGCTTTTGGTGCTGATCAGTTCGACGAGTCGGATCCTAATCAAACCACCAAAACTTGGAACTACTTCAACTG GTACTACTTTTGCATGGGTGCAGCAGTTTTACTGGCGGTGACGGTTCTTGTGTGGATCCAAGATAACGTTGGGTGGGGTCTAGGTTTAGGCATTCCGACAGTAGCTATGTTCTTATCCGTTATTGCTTTTGTCGGCGGTTTTCAACTTTACCGTCACTTGGTTCCCGCGGGTAGTCCATTTACCCGCTTGATCCAAGTGGGAGTCGCGGCATTTCGCAAAAGGAAACTGAGGATGGTTTCTGATCcctctcttctctattttaaCGACGAGATTGATGCACCTATCTCCTTAGGTGGTAAACTCACCCACACCAAACACATGAG TTTCTTGGACAAGGCGGCAATAGTAACGGAGGAAGACAATTTAAAACCGGGTCAAATCCCAAACCATTGGAGGCTAAGCACAGTCCATCGAGTCGAAGAACTCAAATCCGTCATCCGAATGGGTCCAATCGGAGCATCCGGGATTCTCCTAATCACAGCCTATGCTCAACAAGGAACCTTCTCATTACAACAAGCCAAAACCATGAACCGTCACCTAACAAACTCCTTCCAAATCCCAGCCGGTTCAATGTCCGTCTTCACAACCGTCGCTATGCTTACCACAATCATCTTCTACGACCGCGTCTTCGTCAAAGTCGCTCGCAAATTCACCGGTCTCGAAAGAGGCATCACGTTCCTCCACCGTATGGGAATCGGATTCGTAATCTCGATAATCGCCACGTTAGTTGCCGGATTCGTCGAAGTAAAGCGAAAGAGCGTCGCGATTGAGCACGGTCTCCTCGATAAACCTCACACGATTGTTCCAATCTCGTTTCTTTGGTTGATTCCTCAATATGGTCTCCATGGAGTCGCTGAAGCTTTCATGTCCATCGGACATTTAGAGTTCTTCTACGATCAG GCACCGGAGAGTATGAGGAGCACGGCAACGGCGCTTTTTTGGATGGCGATTTCGATCGGAAACTATGTGAGCACTTTGCTGGTGACTTTGGTTCATAAATTCAGTGCTAAACCGGATGGGAGCAATTGGTTACCGGATAACAATTTGAACCGAGGGAGGCTTGAGTATTTTTACTGGTTGATTACTGTGTTACAAGCTGTTAATCTTGTGTATTATCTATGGTGCGCCAAGATTTATACGTATAAACCGGTTCAGGTTCATCATAGCAAGGAAGATAGTAGTCCGGTTAAGGAGGAATTGCAGTTGTCAAATAGGAGTTTAGTTGATGAATGA
- a CDS encoding Agenet and bromo-adjacent homology (BAH) domain-containing protein has translation MAWSSETPSYCGWNERHVKNTKEKMEVHYYLERKDGIADLAVIGRLKNSKRMSFRYALKKNRSVLKKLNSKDDVALWLDSIVSGEIPHVADVPATVMTEKDAGGFNMSTFMNRKFQEPIQQIKTFSWMGFSWTCRKRRKHYQSYLRNGVRISVNDFVYVLAEQHKRLVAYIEDLYEDSKGKKMVVVRWFHKTEEVGSVLSDDDNDREIFFSLNRQDISIECIDYLATVLSPQHYEKFLKVPMHVQTVAFFCQKLYGDDGLKPYDITQLEGYWRQEMLRYLNVSILKSFEGAQAPGTDPGLKAPLVGCVGIRSRKRRRPSPVGTLNVSYAGDMKGDCKSSPDSVLAVTDASIFKGDEDGSSHHIKKGSLIEVLSEDSGIRGCWFKALVLKKHKDKVKVQYQDIQDADDESKKLEEWILTSRVAAGDHLGDLRIKGRKVVRPMLKPSKENDVCVIGVGMPVDVWWCDGWWEGIVVQEVSEEKFEVYLPGEKKMSAFHRNDLRQSREWLDDEWLNIRSRSDIDVTKD, from the exons ATGGCGTGGTCGTCGGAAACGCCGTCGTATTGCGGCTGGAATGAGCGACATGTGAAGAACACGAAAGAAAAGATGGAGGTTCATTATTATCTCGAGAGGAAAGATGGAATTGCAGATCTAGCTGTTATTGGGAGGTTGAAGAATTCTAAACGCATGTCTTTTAGATACGCTTTGAAGAAGAATCGCTCTGTCTTGAAAAAGCTTAATTCTAAAGATGATGTTGCGCTTTGGCTCGATTCTATTGTTTCTg GTGAGATACCTCATGTAGCAGATGTACCAGCTACTGTTATGACTGAAAAAGATGCTGGAGGGTTCAATATGAGCACTTTTATG AATAGGAAATTTCAGGAGCCTATTCAGCAGATCAAAACGTTCTCTTGGATGGGTTTTTCTTGGACTTGCAGGAAACGGCGTAAGCATTATCAGTCTTATCTCCGGAATGGTGTCAGAATATCT GTGAATGATTTTGTGTATGTTTTAGCGGAGCAACATAAGAGACTTGTTGCATATATAGAAGACCTTTATGAGGATTCTAAAGGCAAGAAGATGGTTGTGGTACGATGGTTTCACAAAACTGAGGAGGTTGGTTCTGTTTTatctgatgatgataatgacagagagatatttttttctcttaatcgGCAAGATATCAGTATTGAGTGCATAGATTACTTGGCTACTGTCCTTAGTCCTCAGCATTATGAGAAATTTCTTAAGGTGCCGATGCATGTTCAGACAGTAGCTTTCTTCTGCCAGAAATTATATGGAGATGATGGTTTAAAGCCGTATGACATTACACAACTAGAAGGTTACTGGAGACAAGAAATGCTTAGATACTTGAAtgtatctattttaaaatcatttgaaGGTGCTCAAGCCCCTGGTACTGACCCAGGATTAAAAGCTCCATTGGTTGGTTGTGTTGGGATTAGATCAAGGAAAAGACGCCGTCCTAGTCCTGTTGGTACTTTGAATGTATCATACGCAGGTGACATGAAAGGTGACTGCAAATCTAGTCCAGATTCTGTTTTGGCTGTTACAGATGCTTCTATATTCAAGGGTGACGAAGATGGTTCTTCCCATCACATTAAAAAGGGTTCACTTATTGAAGTTCTTTCTGAAGATAGTGGCATCAGAGGTTGTTGGTTTAAGGCTCTGGTAttaaagaaacacaaagataAGGTTAAGGTCCAGTACCAAGATATTCAGGATGCAGACGATGAATCTAAAAAGCTAGAG GAATGGATTTTGACATCTCGGGTTGCTGCTGGTGATCATCTGGGGGATCTTAGAATCAAAGGACGGAAAGTAGTAAGACCAATGCTGAAGCCCAGCAAAGAAAATGATGTATGTGTCATCGGGGTTGGTATGCCTGTGGATGTGTGGTGGTGTGATGGATGGTGGGAAGGGATCGTGGTGCAGGAAGTTTCTGAAGAGAAATTTGAAGTTTACTTGCCAG GCGAAAAGAAAATGTCTGCTTTCCATCGTAATGACCTCAGACAATCTCGGGAATGGTTGGATGATGAGTGGCTAAACATAAGATCAAGATCTGATATT GATGTCACCAAAGACTGA